The following is a genomic window from Bradysia coprophila strain Holo2 chromosome IV unlocalized genomic scaffold, BU_Bcop_v1 contig_5, whole genome shotgun sequence.
TTGtagctctgtggatgaaatttgacatttcattgttGTAATTGGAACAGATCtatacagtgtttaaggaaagcgaaaaccagttaaatttaattggtctcggggtcagctgtcaaatattcatcaatgaaaaaagaaattgagagttgagcccagtttaaatttgtttgtgatttctctcattatgacgtgtgaccccgagaccagtttaaacaaagtggtcaaaaatcgctctccttaaacactgtGTAGGATGTGACACAAGACCGACCTACCGACAGCATCAATCTAGTATTGAGCAATAAATTGTTCTATTATGCATTGACACAACCTGTTCACTATTATCTACCTTGCCTATTACCACATTACCAGCATGTTCCACATCCAGCCGTCAACTTCTATTATTTGACattaaatgtcaaaatattttgagggATACCACGTGCAGTACAGTGCTGTACCATTAAATCGAATATTTATCAGCTAAAATAACATTCGTTTTCGATGGTTGAGGTAAATGAAGTTTCTCTTAAATCAAAAACAGATGAGGATTAAACAAAGTTCAAACTAGGCGACAAATGAATCGAATGATTCTCGGAATTTGATCAAATTACACTGGGACTGTTGATGTCCCCTTAGCGTTTGTGTGTGGTTCCTATTGATACGAGAAACGGTTTTCTGTTTTAAGGCAATCAATGGCAACGTCCAAGAGGACATCCCCGCTTTACGGCTGCTCGTTGAGATGAACAACAATGTTAATCAAGTTACCGATTTGGTTGAAACTATGATACAGAAAGTGAAGAGCGGAGAAGTCAATACGGAACATGGCATCAGTTTCTTGACGGTGAAATATCAGATGCTGCTCAACTATCTAATTAATCTGACGTACGTGGTGCTGAGGAAAAGCTCAGGTAaatgtttcaatattttgtcaaACCGGCAAGGTTGATTGACGGTGTGTGCATTTGGCATAGGACGGACAATTGAAAAGGATCCGGCCATCGATCGATTGATTGAAATCCGAACGGTACTGGAGAAGATACGGCCGATAGACTACAAACTGAGGTACCAAATCGACAAGATAGTAAAGACCGCAGTTACTGGCACCAGCAACGCTCTCGATCCCAATTCGTTCAAGGTGACTTGATTCATCTGATCCGAAGTCGAAGTTTTGTTTCAATGTTTTGATGTGCTTCACAGGCCAATCCGGGTAATCTAATGTCACAAGCGATGAGTGACGATGACAACAGTTCGGATACTGACGATGACGAAGAGACCGGCAAAACGACGAAAGCAGCTCGCAATAAGTCAAAAGGCGTAAATAAAAGCGCTGTCTACGTCCCTCCGAAGTTAAGTGCCGTTCATTACGATGCAGATGATACCAAAGGCGAACGACAACGTAAACAAATGGAACGAGCCAAGAAACGTGCATTCAGGTAATTAAAGTTTGTTGACGTTGCGCCTGTTCCGTCCTTGACAGCCATTGCCATTTCCAGTTCGTCGATCATCCAGGATTTGAAAGAGGAATATTTGGACATTCCAACGGAAGAGTCGGCTGGTACGAGAGCGCAGAAGATTTTGTCCAAATCGCAAAAGGAGAAGGAGGAGTACGAGGAGACATATCTAACCCGGTTGCCTGTTACCAAAGCGGAAAAGCATCGACACAACAAGTTAACCACTTTGGGTGAGTAGATGGGTGGAGCGTGGATTTGAGCATTACTTTTCGGTTCTGTCACTGATTGACGTTGTTGGCAAGTCACTTCATAAGAGCAACTGCAACATTTTCATCGAACAAGCAATTTGTTACCAAATGTTCgcttttattacattttggaGCTGAAGAGTCCGACTTGCCAGCAGTGCCACAGCTGATTTTTCCGGGTATGACGGGAACAGTTCCCCATAATCTATAAGTTTGTTGTTCGTTCCGTAAATTGATGACTGGCTGAGTGAGATAATTTTGGATTTTAAAGATGATTTTCGTTGAGTGACGTTGCAACGTTACATTTCTCTGTGACAGACGaaactcaaattttttattgaaaattgtgaGGTTCTGAAGAGAGCTAATCGTCATCTTACTTTGCAGGTACTTTGGGTGATGAAGTTACTAATTTCGGCGGCGCAAAGCCAAGTCAATCGAAAGGCAAGAAACGGAAACAGACGCCGAAAAAGAAAGGAGGAACAAAGAAGAGAAGATTTGTTTGATATTTTggttcaaaaatataaattttgtgttttataaAACCTGTTCTTACTTTATGTTATTCTGACCATAACAGGATCccatttttgtgaatttttcagGAAGtttatttcccaaaaataggcctAACGACACTGAGTCCCTGATAAGGCTACGGTTTGAGACCTACGCTTCTGTATTCAACATTCATAATCTTGACCAGTTACGCCAACTTTGACTGTATTGCTCTATCTCTATGTTGAATAAtggaagagagagagagagacagaGGGGAGATAAATACGCTTACCCGACACGAAGATTTACGATTCAATCATCGTTTAAGTATAAATAGTCTGACATCATGGAGATCCACTTGGACCAGCTTTGTTTTGTCTTGTCATTCAAGATATAATTTCGTCCCTGCAAGACCTGGATTTAAATTGATGGTACTTAGATGATGGAACGATTGCTGGCTCACCCAATGTCTTGAAAGCCTTCAAAACAATCATAAACATGTCACAAGAAATTGAGTGAACTTTCAATTTTAGAATCAGAATCGGAAGAATCAACGATTGAAATAGATCGTAAATTCAAGTCAATTGCAGAGTGCATTCAAATAATGAAACCTATTGGGAAGTCCACTAACTAATGCCGCGTCAACATTATGTCTGAACCAAACAATTCTGGACTTGTAGAATTTGACAAAGAGACTCAAGAACATAAGCATGCACAGCGCCTATTATTTGTTAAGAATGTCCATTACGACTCCAGGTTTCTTTCTACGAGGATCACCCATGTGGCGTAATGAATCGGGCCTATTACAGTACGGCGAAGTCTTCAAAAATGCTATTGAAAGTGTCTTCAATATTGAACTAAGTGATAAAGCCTGGATCGGATCCTCATTACCGAATAAGAAAGGTGGAATTGGAATATGTCATGCGTCCGATATTGCTCAACCATGTTTTCTATCGTCATTGTATAATGTTTCCCCTCAACTGTTACCTGAAAATTATCGACTAGTGGACTAGTTAATGTGACAAAAGTGGAATCAGAAGATCGATGGTGTGGAAAATTTGGAGAACTTCCAGTGGAATCGTTCCGTATTTATCAAGGCGGGTGGGAATCTTACACAATTAatcagaaaattgaaaatcttaaacaACAGTTGAACGTTGCAGTGGACAAAGCTCGATTTTTGGCCAATTCACCGAAAGAATCCGGTGCTTGGTTACACAGTTTACCGTTACCTCAATTAGAAACTCATTTGAATAATTGCTCAGCTACATAAATGTGTATGTGGTGCGAAAGTTAACAAATACGGCAGACATGGATTATCATGTAGCAAAGCATCCGGCACACTTCCGAGACATGGATCAGGAAATGATTTAATTCAACGAGCATTCCGATCAGCTAAAATTCCTTGCAAACGTGAATCTACTGGTTGCTCCCGATCAGATGGTAAGAAACCCGACGGGCTGACTCTCCGACTCTCGTACCTTGGGCGAAGGATAAATCATTCCTGTGGGAGTATACATGTGTATAGACACATTTCCGAGCTTGTATGTGAACAGAACGGCACGTGAATTGGGTTGGGCAGCGAAAAAAAGCAGAAGCTGATAAATTTGGTCATTACACCGATTTGATGAGCCAAGCAGTAACTGTTCACATATGACGTCATGCTATAAGGGGGAGTGGGGTGTCTAGCAAAACGTGACGAGAGAAGAGGGGGTGGAGGGGGAGGGTTACGTGAAGCGTGACGTCACGTTTAAAAGAACAAGTAAGGCCACTAGCGTGGCACATCCGTTActctaatttgattttattttataaaacaaaattcagtgatgatatttgtaaCTTACGCCGCCTGTGTGTTAATGAAGTCACACTAAGCTATCTTCTGTATttgttcgattttcttcattgcataaaacgttgcaTGCAACACGAccttcatacgattcttgttacataaataactattatacaAATATAATTATTATATATCAAATTGTTCTTCTACGGTATTTTTCGAAGTCGTTCTCCGGGCGACAATTTAACCAATCAGCtaacaacagaaaatatattaaaGGTAAAAGTTGTTCTATAAATCACTCAGGATAGTCAACCGTTGAATTCAATAATTGAATTCAACCGTTGGGAGACCGTTACATTCTAATCGGTAGACGATTTCACAAAGTTATTCTTAGGCTGCTCTTAccgattttgtgttttttaaaaATGCTGAAAAACTACCTCGGAGGTCCCTCCAGTTGACCCCTCGGAGGTTATATTTGTAAAATGGCATCAGAGGTCCTCCCAGCTGACTCATGGGAAgccatatttgaaaaatggccTCGAAGGTCCTTCTAGCTGACACATCGGATGATGTTATTGAAAAATGGCCCTACCTGCTGACCCCTCGGAAGCcatatttgaaaaacggcctcggaGGTCCTTCCAGCTGACACATCGGAGGCggtttttgaaaaacggcctcggaCGTCCTACAGGCTGACTCATCAGAAGccgtttttaaaaaatggCCTCGTAGGTCCCACCGGCTGACCCCTCCGAGGCCAGCGGACACACAAACTCAGCTGGCCCTGGGGACGGGTGCGGACACACAAACTATTTATTATAATATATAAAGTATTGCTGTACTATAGTACTGCTGTGTATTAGGAAGTATAGTATATATAATACTGCAGTACTGCAATATATAAACAGCAAGTGTAATATAACGTGTCAGAAGTTCTCGGCTGCGGACACACAAACTCTCCGTGCCCAGGGGTGTATGTGCGGACACACAAACtatatattattatttatatagTAAATCATACTGCAGTATTGCAACACAAAGGAGTATATACAGTGTGTTCATCTTTAGAAAGAACAATTtcagatttatcagagttttaaaagtcatcgaggttcccagtcaattaagttcttcccggtctatgatattttggcgcgaaatttgaattcgctatgggattttcaaattttgtgccaaaatatcataacctggaaacgctttattgactgggaacatcgatgacttttagaactctcaaaaatttcaaatatgttCCGAACTAAAATGAACCCACTGTACTACTAAATTATTGCAATAGTATTATATCTATTATCAGCAGATCTCGAGCAGCGGACacacaaactaattttttttaccagaCCCGTTACTCTATCGAGTAACGGGAATTAAGAATCGTTGatcaattttgttcatttcaatAACATTGACATAGTGTAGCTTTAGTCAATAGAGGACGccagcttttttggacaaaaacgaTAATGCCCCACAATAACAgtaattcccaacaataatgccccgtcaaaaatggcgaccattgtgaatgcattcacatgaacaagtcaattttctatttatttttgatttttattctaaaagttCGTCCGGATCTATATTTTATCACagcaatccgtagatctaatcTGTAGCGAGCTAGCGACTTtgagctggaaaaaatctattcacTTTACAACGCGCTGTACGACGACAAACATCATCcactacacaacaaacacgtgCTTAACCTGCAATCGGAACACAT
Proteins encoded in this region:
- the LOC119071577 gene encoding neuroguidin, with amino-acid sequence MVEAINGNVQEDIPALRLLVEMNNNVNQVTDLVETMIQKVKSGEVNTEHGISFLTVKYQMLLNYLINLTYVVLRKSSGRTIEKDPAIDRLIEIRTVLEKIRPIDYKLRYQIDKIVKTAVTGTSNALDPNSFKANPGNLMSQAMSDDDNSSDTDDDEETGKTTKAARNKSKGVNKSAVYVPPKLSAVHYDADDTKGERQRKQMERAKKRAFSSSIIQDLKEEYLDIPTEESAGTRAQKILSKSQKEKEEYEETYLTRLPVTKAEKHRHNKLTTLGTLGDEVTNFGGAKPSQSKGKKRKQTPKKKGGTKKRRFV